Proteins encoded within one genomic window of Haloplanus vescus:
- the dinB gene encoding DNA polymerase IV, translated as MNPPESERNLEDWSDENTPGVSPNAEDRIVCHVDMDCFYASCERLREPSLRGEPVVVGMGYESGEPHGAVATASYEARAYGVESAQPISTALDRLPRVTTAEDDPDLDRADAGHYRPVDLDYYREVAGQIKEILHDCADRVREVSIDEAYLDVTERTAWTVVDGRPLAAGYARHVKERIAREVGVPASVGVAPTMSAAKVASDHDKPDGLVVVEPGAVREFFAPLPVEAVHGVGPVTARELGELGVETAGDLAAADPGVLRERFGERGQTLYDRARGDDDREVTPTGRPKSLSRESAFTEATDDADRQRETVAGLAADVAERAEGEDALYRTIGIKAVTPPYDVNTRERSLPGPVADPDLVREVALDLLQEFAGTAVRKLGVRVSNLQFDAASQARLDGWETEGEESATESRERDGQSSLTDFEG; from the coding sequence ATGAATCCCCCCGAATCAGAGCGGAATCTCGAAGATTGGTCTGACGAGAATACGCCCGGAGTGAGTCCAAACGCCGAAGACCGCATCGTCTGTCACGTCGATATGGACTGCTTCTACGCCTCCTGTGAGCGCCTGCGAGAGCCGTCGCTACGGGGTGAGCCGGTCGTCGTCGGCATGGGCTACGAGAGCGGGGAGCCACACGGCGCCGTCGCCACCGCGAGTTACGAGGCGCGAGCGTACGGCGTCGAGAGCGCCCAGCCGATTTCGACGGCGCTCGACCGCCTGCCGCGAGTGACGACGGCCGAAGACGACCCGGACCTCGACCGCGCCGACGCCGGCCACTACCGCCCGGTCGACCTCGACTACTACCGCGAGGTGGCGGGGCAAATCAAGGAGATTCTCCACGACTGCGCGGACCGGGTGCGCGAGGTGAGCATCGACGAGGCGTATCTGGACGTGACCGAGCGGACGGCGTGGACCGTCGTCGACGGCCGCCCGCTGGCGGCGGGGTACGCCCGCCACGTCAAGGAGCGCATCGCCCGCGAGGTGGGCGTGCCCGCGAGCGTCGGCGTCGCGCCGACGATGAGCGCCGCGAAGGTGGCGAGCGACCACGACAAGCCCGACGGACTGGTGGTGGTCGAACCGGGCGCAGTCCGCGAGTTCTTCGCGCCGCTGCCGGTCGAGGCGGTCCACGGCGTCGGCCCGGTGACGGCGCGCGAACTGGGCGAGCTGGGCGTCGAGACGGCGGGTGACCTCGCTGCTGCCGACCCCGGCGTGCTCCGGGAGCGGTTCGGCGAGCGCGGTCAGACCCTCTACGACCGGGCGCGGGGCGACGACGACCGGGAGGTGACGCCGACGGGCCGGCCCAAGAGCCTCTCGCGAGAGTCGGCGTTCACGGAGGCGACGGACGACGCTGACCGACAGCGCGAGACGGTCGCGGGGCTAGCGGCGGACGTGGCCGAGCGAGCCGAGGGCGAGGACGCGCTCTACCGGACCATCGGCATCAAGGCCGTGACGCCGCCGTACGACGTGAACACGCGCGAGCGGTCGCTGCCGGGTCCCGTCGCCGACCCGGACCTCGTCCGCGAGGTGGCGCTCGACCTCCTCCAAGAGTTCGCGGGGACGGCGGTTCGCAAACTCGGCGTGCGCGTCTCGAACCTCCAGTTCGACGCGGCGTCGCAGGCACGGCTCGACGGGTGGGAGACGGAGGGCGAGGAGTCGGCCACCGAGTCACGGGAGCGTGACGGGCAGTCGTCGCTGACGGATTTCGAGGGGTAG